One genomic segment of Fusobacterium simiae includes these proteins:
- a CDS encoding ATP-binding protein: MEKGIGIGIEDFKKVINENSFYIDKTKWIEEILKDKSIIKLFTRPRRFGKTLNMSTLKYFFDIKNKDENRKLFNGLDIEKSNYISEQGKYPVIFISMKGIKAQNWNIYLSEIKILLRTLYEEFSYVKDVLSPSEQIEFDKIWFKKDDGEYSNALKNLTAYLYKYYKKEVILLIDEYDNPLITAYEYHYYDDALPFFKVFYGEALKTNPYLKMGIMTGIIRVIKAGIFSDLNNLKVYSILNEKYSDFFGFTQNEVENALKDFNIEYELPDVKSWYDGYKFGNSDVYNPWSILNFLTDKKLIPYWIDTSDNYLINKTLKNASSDTMEALQKLFSGESFEENINGNSDLSVLFDDEEIWELFLFSGYLTIDEKIGEDYENVYALRLPNREVKEFFKQKFIDVNFGESLFRNTMEALKKNKIEGFEKYLQNILLKSTSYYDTSNEDFYHGLILGMTLYLDRDYYVTSNRESGLGRYDVIIEPKNKNNRGFILEFKVAKSEKELDKVSKEAIEQIIDKKYDTLLKERGVKDITLVGIAFFGKILKVSYK, translated from the coding sequence ATGGAAAAAGGTATAGGAATAGGTATTGAAGATTTTAAAAAAGTTATAAATGAAAATTCTTTTTATATTGATAAAACTAAATGGATAGAAGAGATTTTAAAAGACAAATCAATAATTAAATTATTCACTAGACCTAGAAGGTTTGGTAAAACTTTAAATATGTCTACTTTAAAATATTTTTTTGACATTAAAAATAAAGATGAAAATAGAAAACTATTTAATGGTTTGGATATTGAAAAATCAAATTATATCTCTGAACAAGGTAAATACCCTGTTATCTTTATTTCTATGAAAGGTATTAAAGCTCAAAATTGGAATATCTATTTATCAGAAATAAAAATTCTATTGAGAACCTTATATGAAGAATTTTCCTACGTTAAAGATGTTTTAAGTCCCAGTGAACAAATTGAATTTGATAAAATTTGGTTTAAGAAGGATGATGGTGAATATTCTAATGCTCTTAAAAATTTAACCGCCTATTTGTATAAATACTACAAAAAAGAGGTTATTCTTTTAATTGATGAATATGACAATCCTTTAATTACTGCTTATGAATATCATTATTATGATGATGCTCTTCCTTTTTTTAAAGTCTTTTATGGTGAAGCATTAAAGACTAATCCTTATCTTAAAATGGGGATTATGACTGGTATTATTAGAGTTATTAAAGCTGGTATCTTCTCTGATTTAAATAATTTAAAAGTTTATTCTATTTTAAATGAAAAATATTCTGATTTCTTTGGTTTTACTCAAAATGAAGTTGAAAATGCATTAAAAGATTTTAATATTGAATATGAACTTCCTGATGTTAAATCTTGGTATGATGGTTATAAATTTGGTAATTCTGATGTATATAACCCTTGGAGCATTTTAAATTTTCTAACTGATAAAAAATTAATCCCTTATTGGATAGATACTTCTGATAATTACTTAATTAATAAAACTTTAAAAAATGCTAGTTCTGATACTATGGAAGCTCTACAAAAACTTTTTTCTGGTGAAAGTTTTGAAGAAAATATCAATGGTAATTCTGATTTATCTGTTCTATTTGATGATGAAGAAATTTGGGAACTTTTTTTATTTAGTGGCTATTTAACCATTGATGAAAAAATTGGTGAAGATTATGAAAATGTCTATGCTCTAAGATTACCTAATAGAGAAGTTAAAGAATTTTTTAAACAAAAATTTATTGATGTTAATTTCGGTGAAAGTTTATTTAGAAATACTATGGAAGCATTAAAAAAGAATAAGATAGAAGGTTTTGAAAAATATTTACAAAATATATTATTAAAATCTACAAGCTATTATGATACTAGTAATGAAGATTTTTACCATGGATTAATATTAGGAATGACACTTTATTTAGATAGAGATTATTATGTTACTTCTAATAGAGAAAGTGGTTTAGGTAGATATGATGTAATAATTGAGCCTAAGAATAAAAATAATAGAGGTTTTATTTTAGAATTTAAAGTTGCTAAAAGTGAAAAAGAATTAGATAAAGTATCAAAAGAGGCAATAGAACAAATTATAGATAAAAAATATGATACTTTATTAAAAGAAAGAGGTGTTAAAGACATTACTCTTGTTGGTATTGCTTTTTTTGGAAAAATATTAAAAGTTAGTTATAAATAG
- the gltS gene encoding sodium/glutamate symporter — protein MNFEIIEGILNISLNSTMTLALAALLLITGYSINKRVKILNKYCIPAPVVGGFIFMFLTWLGHTSGTFKFNFENIFQSTFMLAFFTTVGLGASFTLLKKGGKLLIIYWLTCGIISILQNVIGITISKTTGLEAPYALLSSAISMIGGHGAALAYGGTFAKMGYESAPLVGAAAATFGLITAVLIGGPLGRRLIEKNNLTPDNTENFDQSVKEINADKGEKLSDLDIIKNVTVILLCMAIGSYISTLIGKLINMDFPSYVGAMFVAVIVRNINEKTHTYNFNFSLVDGIGNVMLNLYLSLALMTLKLWELSGLIGGVLLVVACQVIFMIIIAYFVVFRILGSNYDAAVMCAGLCGHGLGATPSAIVNMTAINEKYGMSRKAMMIVPIVGAFLVDIIYQPATVWFIKTFVQGFVGN, from the coding sequence ATGAATTTTGAAATAATTGAAGGAATATTAAATATCAGTTTAAATTCAACTATGACATTAGCACTTGCAGCTTTATTACTGATAACAGGATATTCTATAAATAAGAGAGTTAAAATACTTAATAAATACTGTATTCCTGCACCAGTTGTGGGTGGATTTATATTTATGTTTTTAACTTGGTTAGGACATACTAGTGGAACATTCAAATTCAATTTTGAAAATATTTTTCAATCTACATTTATGCTTGCATTTTTTACAACTGTTGGGCTTGGTGCAAGTTTTACCTTACTAAAAAAGGGAGGAAAACTTTTAATAATTTATTGGTTAACTTGTGGAATAATATCAATTCTTCAAAATGTAATTGGAATAACTATTAGCAAGACAACTGGCTTAGAAGCACCTTATGCACTACTTTCAAGTGCAATATCAATGATAGGTGGGCATGGAGCAGCACTTGCTTATGGAGGTACTTTTGCAAAAATGGGTTATGAAAGTGCACCATTAGTTGGAGCAGCGGCTGCAACATTTGGACTTATAACTGCTGTTTTAATAGGTGGACCCCTTGGTAGAAGATTGATAGAAAAAAATAATTTAACTCCTGATAACACAGAAAATTTTGATCAATCTGTAAAAGAAATAAATGCAGATAAGGGAGAAAAACTATCAGACTTAGATATAATAAAAAATGTTACTGTGATTTTACTTTGTATGGCAATAGGTAGCTATATTTCAACATTAATAGGTAAACTTATAAATATGGATTTCCCTTCTTATGTTGGAGCAATGTTTGTAGCAGTGATAGTAAGAAATATAAATGAAAAAACTCATACATATAATTTTAATTTCTCATTGGTTGATGGCATAGGAAATGTTATGCTTAATTTATATTTATCACTTGCACTTATGACTTTAAAACTTTGGGAACTTTCTGGTTTAATAGGTGGAGTTCTTTTAGTAGTTGCTTGTCAAGTTATATTTATGATAATAATAGCTTACTTTGTTGTATTTAGAATATTAGGTTCTAACTATGATGCAGCAGTTATGTGTGCAGGTTTATGTGGACATGGACTTGGAGCAACACCATCTGCAATAGTTAATATGACAGCAATAAATGAAAAATATGGAATGTCAAGAAAAGCTATGATGATAGTTCCAATAGTAGGTGCATTTCTTGTAGATATAATCTATCAGCCTGCAACAGTTTGGTTTATTAAAACTTTTGTACAAGGCTTTGTAGGAAATTAA
- a CDS encoding DUF4198 domain-containing protein: MKKSLVLIGSIILAANLFAHNHFLYTSNLDVSNQKEVKMKAVLAHPAEGPEAEPINIATVDGKTSLPKAFFVVHDGVKTDLLSKVKVGTIKTKKGEYVALDAVYSMEDGLKGGGSWVFVMDSGNTKDAGFMFNPVEKLIITKDSAGSDYNQRVAPGYNEIVPLVNPVNAWKENVFRAKFVDKDGKPIKNARIDVDFINGKLDMTNNTWTANKEAPKTSLRVFTDDNGVFAFVPSRTGQWVIRAVASMDRDKKVVHDASLVVQFE; this comes from the coding sequence ATGAAAAAAAGTTTAGTTTTAATTGGAAGTATTATATTGGCAGCAAATCTATTTGCACACAACCATTTTCTTTACACATCTAATTTAGATGTAAGTAATCAAAAAGAAGTTAAAATGAAAGCAGTATTAGCTCATCCTGCTGAAGGTCCAGAAGCAGAACCTATAAACATAGCAACTGTTGATGGCAAAACTTCTTTACCTAAAGCATTTTTTGTAGTTCATGATGGAGTAAAAACAGATTTATTATCTAAGGTTAAAGTTGGAACTATAAAAACAAAAAAAGGTGAATATGTAGCATTAGATGCAGTTTATTCTATGGAAGATGGATTAAAAGGTGGAGGAAGCTGGGTATTTGTAATGGATAGTGGAAATACAAAAGATGCAGGATTTATGTTTAATCCAGTTGAAAAATTAATAATTACAAAAGATTCAGCAGGTTCTGATTACAATCAAAGAGTAGCACCAGGATATAATGAAATAGTACCTTTAGTTAATCCAGTTAATGCTTGGAAAGAAAATGTATTTAGAGCAAAATTTGTTGATAAAGATGGAAAACCTATAAAGAATGCAAGAATAGATGTAGACTTTATAAATGGAAAATTAGATATGACTAATAATACTTGGACAGCTAATAAAGAAGCTCCAAAAACAAGTTTAAGAGTATTCACTGATGATAATGGAGTATTTGCTTTTGTTCCTTCAAGAACAGGACAATGGGTTATAAGAGCAGTAGCTTCTATGGACAGAGATAAGAAAGTTGTTCATGATGCTTCATTAGTTGTACAATTTGAATAG